The proteins below come from a single Pararge aegeria chromosome 23, ilParAegt1.1, whole genome shotgun sequence genomic window:
- the LOC120634278 gene encoding coiled-coil domain-containing protein 63-like: protein MLRENMDPRSTEHHTSDIDVQKKMEDEHLRLQRQIRMIQTDRQHRSLGVHPQFRRQDHLLRTLKKEYLNLYKDLKIARSGAHKKNDKKMKQELTGALLSRTEKDEKCEESLILMEQLHELLRRKKKELLRINKKVVANNGELEVRRCLSENRLSSAENKLEVAMLRFNEVQCENKKVRQEIEHMLNDRALFNQSWTKMMSALNKGKKFLTDLFESSTLAYDQRDEWCAKLKSAHEKGKVDQMVQIQEMRDLQKAFDHEMKLYNFLAKKGIMRVNKKEEEREETEKKKEEEDVERDLEAHAKIFSDINEYTEEYDVNKIIEQFERVEQENFSVYQLLNEYCAENEILKRGLEKLKQDIVDRRDWNEMMEEKRQKKLQELQEKLEKQRLATEEKKNRLAGNVILLNETMEKVNELFKMLDCSLEPYQNLLGDKQPTLNQVNLTFRLMTEKIKELVQLIYYCERHSQKKGDTSSSRLKKYTVRPEPAEIWSATPINVLVPADPCPACIEARWLSRVSDTPEVPFDKAMAEAALRELAAEPAFVRSDRIHLLTECRVPRSRVILARRYMPY from the exons ATGCTTCGAGAAAACATGGATCCTAGAAGTACAGAGCATCACACCAGCGATATAGACGTCCAGAAAAAAATGGAGGATGAGCATTTACGTTTACAGAGACAA ATTCGcatgatacagacagacaggcaacACCGCTCACTGGGAGTCCATCCTCAGTTCAGACGTCAAGATCATCTTCTACGGACTCTTAAAAAGGAATACCTTAACCTTTATAAAGATCTTAAG ATAGCAAGGTCGGGGGCCCATAAAAAGAATGACAAAAAGATGAAGCAAGAATTGACTGGAGCCTTACTATCTCGCACGGAGAAAGATGAAAAATGCGAAG AAAGCTTGATTCTCATGGAGCAACTGCATGAACTGCTTCGCCGGAAGAAGAAGGAATTGCTTCGCATCAATAAAAAAGTCGTTGCTAATAACGGAGAG CTGGAAGTACGCAGATGTCTCAGTGAAAACAGATTATCATCCGCTGAGAACAAGCTAGAAGTGGCTATGTTGAGGTTCAACGAAGTACAATGTGAAAACAAAAAGGTCAGGCAGGAAATCGAGCACATGTTGAATGATAG AGCACTTTTTAATCAATCGTGGACCAAAATGATGTCGGCTCTAAACAAGGGCAAGAAGTTCTTAACAGACCTATTTGAGTCATCCACATTGGCGTACGATCAGAGAGACGAGTGGTGCGCTAAGTTGAAGTCTGCGCATGAGAAAGGGAAGGTTGATCAGATGGTGCAAATTCAG GAAATGAGAGACTTGCAGAAAGCATTCGACCATGAGATGAAGCTTTATAATTTTCTAGCAAAGAAAGGTATCATGAGAGTCAATAAGAAGGAAGAGGAAAGAGAAGaaactgaaaagaaaaaagaagaagaagacgtcGAAAGAGATTTGGAAGCGCATGCTAAAATATTTAGCGACATTAAT GAATACACTGAAGAGTACGatgtgaataaaataatagaacaaTTCGAGCGTGTGGAACAAGAAAACTTCTCTGTATACCAGTTGCTGAACGAATACTGCGCTGAAAACGAAATATTAAAGAGAGGCTTGGAAAAATTAAAGCAAGATATAg TGGACAGGAGAGACTGGAATGAGATGATGGAAGAAAAAAGGCAGAAGAAATTGCAAGAACTACAAGAGAAATTGGAGAAGCAGAGGTTAGCCACAGAAGAGAAGAAGAATCGACTGGCTGGGAACGTGATACTGTTGAATGAAACTATGGAGAAAGTTAATGAACTATTCAA GATGCTTGATTGCTCGCTGGAGCCCTACCAGAACCTGCTGGGAGACAAACAGCCAACACTCAACCAAGTCAACCTAACGTTCAGACTCATGACTGAAAAGATAAAAGAATTGGTGCAGCTCATCTATTACTGC GAGCGGCACTCCCAAAAGAAAGGCGATACGAGCAGCTCTCGTCTTAAGAAGTACACAGTCAGACCAGAGCCAGCAGAGATTTGGTCTGCAACGCCAATCAACGTGCTGGTACCCGCGGACCCTTGTCCAGC ttgcaTAGAAGCCCGTTGGCTGTCACGAGTTAGTGACACTCCTGAAGTGCCGTTCGACAAAGCGATGGCTGAAGCGGCTCTGAGGGAGTTGGCGGCGGAACCGGCATTCGTGAGGAGTGACAGGATCCACCTGTTGACTGAGTGCCGCGTACCCCGCAGTAGAGTCATACTCGCCAGGCGTTATATGCCGTACTAA